Proteins encoded in a region of the Planococcus citri chromosome 1, ihPlaCitr1.1, whole genome shotgun sequence genome:
- the LOC135849829 gene encoding clavesin-2-like, with protein sequence MPPTMSADYFSMYSGGMFSNSTPDDLMASPVKKLDKSEALIKARSLLETKAIHVDVPPVSDDFILRFLNARKMNIENCVQLMLNYFDHRKKNPALFENLTVNDPLTQSCLRDGLPLVLKNRDRKGRCVVLFLIYSWDHSKYSIETIYKALLLTMEYLLEDIQNQVNGFVFAVDWTNFKLRDYIDVSPKMVKLMVDGFQDAFPSKFKGLHFIGQPWYVDGIITVIKSFLKEKTKQKFIVHGSNLSSLHEYLPRDVLPPELGGEGTAYRTDEWIELLKNYENRTSLQS encoded by the exons atgccaCCAACAATGTCTGCGGATTACTTCAGTATGTATAGCGGTGGTATGTTCTCAAATTCGACGCCAGATGATCTGATGGCTTCTCCAGTGAAGAAACTGGACAAATCTGAAGCCTTAATCAAAGCTCGTTCGTTGTTGGAGACGAAAGCTATCCATG TGGACGTTCCTCCGGTCAGCGATGACTTCATATTACGGTTTTTGAACGCCAGAAAAATGAATATCGAGAATTGCGTTCAGTTAATGCTGAATTACTTCGATCACAGGAAGAAGAATCCAGCTCTATTTGAGAATCTCACCGTAAATGATCCCCTGACGCAGAGTTGTTTAAGAGATGGATTACCTCTTGTGCTGAAAAACAGAGATAG GAAAGGAAGATGCGTTGTACTTTTCCTTATTTACTCTTGGGATCATTCGAAATATTCGATAGAAACTATTTATAAAGCTTTACTACTAACGATGGAATATCTTCTCGAAGATATTCAAAATCAAGTGAACGGTTTCGTTTTCGCCGTCGATTGGACTAATTTCAAACTGAGGGATTATATCGACGTGAGCcctaaaatggtaaaattaatGGTCGACGGATTTCAGGATGCTTTTCCTTCGAAATTCAAAGGACTTCATTTTATTGGCCAACCTTGGTACGTTGACGGTATCATAACTGTCataaaatcgtttttaaaagagaaaactAAACAAAAG TTCATTGTACATGGTTCAAATTTGAGCTCTTTGCACGAATATTTACCTCGCGACGTGCTCCCTCCTGAATTAGGAGGCGAAGGAACAGCATACCGAACTGATGAATGGATcgagttattgaaaaattacgaaaacag gacatcCTTGCAAAGCTAA
- the Dok gene encoding docking protein 2, translated as MSEIETPLKQGFLGFPPQGVLSQLKKSWQKKYCQLFKSSKHGVDRLEVFDSEEEVGKTSSNVIITLENCVKITQDPQKNHSFVFAVITKSNSYYFSANSEVEMKEWISAFQNVAFKDNVSRQTIEEDNDLYCSSGNAGVFNVKLIHSDASNRCGLITGYYTLLATPVALQLLQSDDQRTLFTWPYRYIRRYGYRSSRFSFEAGRKCESGEGTFHFEGSKDIFKCISTKMKSMKELLNHETHNFPFGDHQIQAAMSMVARSRSPLPPSPTSATSPLIDSEICGFSQMKPFYHNTSSATSFLTNSLHEITPPPLKPKMNPIDPPSCKLPEIPPRRTPVSEMIEKDASEVHEPHSSHSQTTYDSVEVRNEAWRTMGVDVANHNDLFKATPAQAVPPRTNSPKFEKSDNQQRIFHVSTNNSGNYDRLQHIGPILKHNTAPGYKQIPVITSSLSNVRIDEPIFACRRADDFKGYGMIRKKSAVEASNEDVSKQFLTDDISFVMCRAEKV; from the exons ATGTCGGAAATAGAAACTCCTCTGAAACAAGGATTCCTGGGATTTCCTCCCCAGGGTGTTTTAAGTCAATTGAAA AAATCTTGGCAGAAGAAATATTGCCAGTTATTCAAGTCTAGTAAACACGGTGTTGATAGACTAGAAGTATTCGATAGCGAAGAAGAAGTTGGCAAAACTTCGTCAAATGTGATCATCACGTTGGAAAATTGCGTAAAAATCACGCAAGATCCTCAGAAAAACCATTCTTTTGTATTTGCT GTGATAACCAAGTCGAATAGTTATTATTTCTCGGCGAATTCCGAAGTCGAAATGAAAGAATGGATTTCtgcttttcaaaatgttgcatTCAAAGATAACGTTTCGCGACAGACTATCGAAGAAGATAACGATTTATATTGCTCGTCGGGAAACG CCGGAGTTTTTAACGTGAAATTGATTCATTCGGATGCTTCAAACAGATGCGGACTGATTACTGGTTATTACACTTTGTTAGCGACACCAGTGGCGTTACAATTATTGCAGTCGGACGATCAACGAACATTATTCACGTGGCCTTATCGTTACATTCGACGATACGGTTACCGTTCGAGTAGATTTTCATTCGAAGCTGGCCGAAAATGCGAAAGTGGCGAAGGTACGTTTCATTTCGAAGGCTCCAAAGATATTTTCAAATGCATATCGACCAAAATGAAAAGCATGAAAGAATTGCTGAACCACGAAACGCATAATTTCCCTTTCGGCGATCATCAAATTCAAGCCGCCATGTCGATGGTGGCTCGTTCTCGAAGTCCGCTTCCTCCAAGCCCTACCAGCGCAACATCGCCCCTCATCGATTCAGAAATCTGCGGGTTCTCGCAAATGAAACCATTCTATCATAACACCAGCAGCGCTACGTCATTTTTAACCAATAGTTTGCACGAAATTACACCGCCACCgttgaaaccaaaaatgaatccGATCGATCCTCCTTCGTGTAAATTGCCGGAAATACCTCCACGTAGAACTCCCGTATCGGAAATGATAGAAAAAGATGCTAGCGAAGTACACGAACCTCACAGCAGTCATAGCCAAACCACCTACGACTCGGTTGAAGTTCGAAATGAAGCTTGGCGTACTATGGGAGTCGATGTGGCTAATCATAACGATTTATTCAAAGCAACACCCGCTCAGGCAGTTCCACCTCGAACTAATTCACCCAAGTTTGAGAAATCAGACAACCAACAACGTATTTTCCACGTTTCTACCAATAATTCGGGAAATTACGATCGACTTCAACATATCGGACCGATTCTCAAACATAACACTGCTCCTGGTTATAAACAGATTCCAGTTATAACCAGTAGTCTTTCTAATGTACGTATCGACGAACCAATTTTCGCTTGTAGACGAGCCGATGATTTCAAGGGTTATGGtatgataagaaaaaaaagcgcAGTCGAAGCGTCCAACGAAGACGTATCTAAACAATTTTTAACCGATGATATTTCATTCGTCATGTGTCGAGCGGAAAAGGTTTAA